One Mya arenaria isolate MELC-2E11 chromosome 5, ASM2691426v1 genomic window carries:
- the LOC128235030 gene encoding IQ domain-containing protein H-like isoform X2, giving the protein MTDVETRPEEVGQILIKVQDDLRQLRENLTAGDGASISIEQLQSALSKTEQGLQHRAEQMLSQLNNQVQTLPSADAIQPPGFIALETTWDLRKQTQGQQRVQMSQGYGPRERLRQPNPPGAAPLLPLRRGEVMQLQGLSPGQQSKQSLALRAVYNPHSQSNRNVLNDNFGIQLPLIPQKREKRKSSQRALNLPVPAPKPVMGSTIEPLAVLPKANRVDAQLAPPPISEDDARKGILSLIERGLIPPAAQLTLDPSPVKHRIVPLHDPEDRNKPPCTPEVAPALAGVRLDLVSKPYESQQETMARMPVIPPHPQSIPSYSRTTSGKSRATSASSQKAKTPATMKTYEMPLQPMPPPTTPASGDFKMISHRFAVQNGRIRDTTSEFLSFKQHYCLTWGSIVTMLRHVEKMLSNFAVPVAFINGDKLADLAEEFELEIVPSLDDLLSCIVNRDDVENIIYKPGRRFKGPNGRNIASAKIQATWKMYRERSTYLEYRRRKWAAGVIAISWIMHIKMAKVRHQLKQVRLDNLDAFRTRAKKFARSWDRIKKSKRVVIHIPSLGLNREIRDSIHDFGIRQNTQMARLCDIRDPNVDVIFISPVPLSEETLQYYSKLLGLKSAIDSGNVEDQGEFAERYKIIVPEAIKSFPTHRMCLSTLLKYSPQTMLRIKNLIRGREAYMMTNVPHVDDLDIANYLEVPIFAPEPEVAHLYSTKSGCKRIFASAKVDMPPSEYDIYSLGLLHESMAQLVTENLLVKRWLFKLDDEFDGRGIAYCDITEHLKCYRWALKEQKRYGDKWSKKWAQEPVFIKILSEIGELLEEHSTPVNTKVYSTWDKFLTSFLSKGGIIEACPPSDSITTLTVDMLIEPNGTSSIISCGDQIHADTPFSCWGVSVPQASVEPELLNKCCFRIADACKSRGIMGYFAVDFVTFIDPHTMEQQLWALDISLQYSDSLAMFQLMSFVSNGTLNTRTHVFDVPPPKQEAKKRRRRLHGTDEDQPLNTNRFGVMSTRLLHTNLSVVHYSVFFQMCRAHGIGYDIKEKQGTVFTLIDSFNREKLGMLTVGETLQGALASFARNLSVIHQEISAPNMQGETNFQRAIGDIEGILGTTIQNADEEETDDTPEPK; this is encoded by the exons GTTCAGGATGACCTACGTCAGCTACGTGAAAACCTGACAGCCGGAGATGGGGCCTCTATCAGCATCGAGCAGCTCCAGTCAGCGCTTAGCAAGACGGAGCAAGGCCTCCAG CATCGAGCAGAGCAGATGCTTAGCCAGCTAAACAACCAGGTACAGACACTACCTAGTGCTGATGCTATCCAACCCCCAGGATTTATTGCCCTTGAAACAACATGGGATCTCCGAAAACAAACACAAGGACAACAGCGTGTACAGATGAGCCAGGGCTATGGTCCCAG GGAGCGTCTGCGTCAGCCCAACCCACCAGGTGCTGCGCCTCTTCTTCCACTGAGACGAGGGGAGGTGATGCAACTACAGGGACTTTCTCCAGGACAACAGAGCAA GCAGTCCCTGGCCTTACGTGCAGTCTACAACCCTCACAGTCAGAGCAACCGCAATGTCCTCAATGACAACTTCGGCATACAGCTGCCCCTCATACCACAGAAGAGGGAGAAAAGG AAGTCTTCACAAAGAGCTCTCAACCTACCAGTG CCGGCCCCAAAGCCAGTCATGGGAAGTACAATAGAACCACTGGCTGTTCTTCCAAAGGCAAACAGGGTTGATGCTCAg TTGGCTCCTCCCCCTATCAGTGAAGACGATGCCAGGAAGGGTATATTGAGCTTGATAGAGAGGGGCCTGATTCCTCCAGCTGCTCAGTTGACCCTCGATCCCTCCCCGGTCAAACACCGCATAGTGCCCCTGCATGACCCTGAGGACAGGAATAAACCACCTTGTACACCGG AGGTAGCACCAGCTTTGGCGGGCGTCAGACTGGACCTAGTTTCAAAGCCTTACGAGAGTCAACAGGAGACAATGGCGAGAATGCCGGTAATCCCGCCCCACCCCCAGTCCATTCCTTCCTACAGCCGAACCACCTCTGGAAAGTCTCGTGCTACCTCGGCTTCCAGTCAGAAGGCGAAAACACCGGCAACCATGAAAACTTACGAAATGCCTTTACAGCCTATG CCTCCCCCGACAACTCCAGCAAGCGGAGACTTCAAGATGATCTCCCACAGATTTGCAGTCCAGAACGGTCGTATACGGGACACTACATCAGAGTTCCTGTCATTCAAGCAGCACTACTGTCTAACATGGGGAAG CATCGTGACCATGTTGAGACATGTGGAGAAGATGCTGTCCAACTTCGCTGTACCAGTGGCCTTTATCAACGGAGACAA GTTAGCTGATCTTGCTGAAGAGTTTGAGCTAGAGATAGTACCAAGCCTTGATGATCTGCTGTCCTGCATTGTGAACAGAGATGATGTGGAAAATATCATCTATAAACCG GGACGCCGATTCAAAGGACCAAATGGTCGTAACATTGCTTCCGCCAAGATTCAGGCCACGTGGAAAATGTATCGAGAGAGAAGCACGTATCTGGAATACAGACGACGCAAATGGGCAGCGGGTGTAATTGCGATCTCATGGATCATGCACATCAAGATGGCGAAGGTTCGACATCAGCTCAAACAAGTGCGACTTGACAATCTGGATGCCTTCAGAACCAGGGCAAAG AAATTTGCTCGGTCATGGGATCGTATCAAGAAATCAAAGCGTGTGGTGATCCACATACCCTCACTGGGTCTGAATCGGGAGATACGGGACAGCATACACGACTTTGGCATCCGACAGAATACACAGATGGCCAGGCTCTGTGATATACGAG ATCCGAATGTGGATGTCATTTTTATCTCTCCTGTGCCTCTCAGTGAGGAGACCCTACAGTATTACTCCAAGCTTCTCGGTCTTAAATCAGCAATCGATTCTGGTAATGTTGAAGACCAGGGCGAATTTGCTGAAAGATACAAGATAATTGTTCCTGAAGCTATCAAGAGCTTCCCG ACCCACAGAATGTGCCTTTCAACACTGCTGAAGTACAGCCCACAGACAATGCTACGCATTAAGAACCTGATCAGGGGACGCGAGGCATACATGATGACGAATGTCCCACATGTAGATGACCTAGATATAGCCAACTACCTTGAGGTGCCGATTTTTGCCCCCGAACCCGAGGTGGCGCATCTGTACTCGACAAAGTCTGGCTGTAAGAGGATATTCGCCAGTGCAAAGGTGGACATGCCGCCTAGTGAATATGACATCTACAGTCTTGGCCTG CTCCATGAGTCGATGGCCCAACTGGTTACAGAGAACCTCCTGGTTAAACGCTGGCTGTTCAAGCTGGACGATGAGTTTGATGGAAGGGGTATTGCATACTGCGACATCACGGAGCACCTGAAATGTTACCGCTGGGCGCTCAAGGAACAGAAACGCTACGGGGACAAATGGAGCAAGAAGTGGGCTCAG GAGCCAGTATTTATCAAGATCCTGTCAGAGATCGGGGAACTGCTAGAGGAGCACAGCACCCCTGTTAACACCAAGGTGTACTCAACATGGGATAAATTCCTCACCTCCTTCCTCAGCAAAG GAGGAATCATAGAAGCCTGCCCACCATCGGACAGCATAACCACGTTGACAGTCGACATGTTGATAGAACCCAACGGCACAAGCAGTATCATCAGCTGCGGTGACCAGATTCACGCAGATACTCCGTTCTCCTGTTGGGGCGTGTCTGTTCCACAAGCGTCTGTGGAGCCAGAGCTTCTGAACAAATGTTGCTTCAGGATCGCAGATGCGTGCAAGTCTAGAGGAATTATGGGATACTTTGCTGTGGACTTTGTGACTTTCATAGACCCACATACG ATGGAGCAGCAGCTCTGGGCCTTAGACATCAGTCTTCAGTACAGCGATAGCCTCGCTATGTTCCAGCTTATGTCGTTTGTCAGTAACGGCACACTGAACACGCGGACACATGTGTTTGATGTGCCTCCTCCAAAACAGGAAGCCAAGAAGAGACGACGAAGATTACATGGAACTGATGAAGAT CAACCTCTGAACACAAATCGTTTCGGTGTGATGAGCACTCGGCTGTTACATACAAATCTGTCTGTGGTTCACTACAGCGTCTTCTTCCAGATGTGTCGAGCACATGGCATAGGATATGACATCAAG
- the LOC128235030 gene encoding IQ domain-containing protein H-like isoform X1, with the protein MTDVETRPEEVGQILIKVQDDLRQLRENLTAGDGASISIEQLQSALSKTEQGLQHRAEQMLSQLNNQVQTLPSADAIQPPGFIALETTWDLRKQTQGQQRVQMSQGYGPRERLRQPNPPGAAPLLPLRRGEVMQLQGLSPGQQSKQSLALRAVYNPHSQSNRNVLNDNFGIQLPLIPQKREKRKSSQRALNLPVPAPKPVMGSTIEPLAVLPKANRVDAQLAPPPISEDDARKGILSLIERGLIPPAAQLTLDPSPVKHRIVPLHDPEDRNKPPCTPEVAPALAGVRLDLVSKPYESQQETMARMPVIPPHPQSIPSYSRTTSGKSRATSASSQKAKTPATMKTYEMPLQPMKPVHSDLVLAPPPTTPASGDFKMISHRFAVQNGRIRDTTSEFLSFKQHYCLTWGSIVTMLRHVEKMLSNFAVPVAFINGDKLADLAEEFELEIVPSLDDLLSCIVNRDDVENIIYKPGRRFKGPNGRNIASAKIQATWKMYRERSTYLEYRRRKWAAGVIAISWIMHIKMAKVRHQLKQVRLDNLDAFRTRAKKFARSWDRIKKSKRVVIHIPSLGLNREIRDSIHDFGIRQNTQMARLCDIRDPNVDVIFISPVPLSEETLQYYSKLLGLKSAIDSGNVEDQGEFAERYKIIVPEAIKSFPTHRMCLSTLLKYSPQTMLRIKNLIRGREAYMMTNVPHVDDLDIANYLEVPIFAPEPEVAHLYSTKSGCKRIFASAKVDMPPSEYDIYSLGLLHESMAQLVTENLLVKRWLFKLDDEFDGRGIAYCDITEHLKCYRWALKEQKRYGDKWSKKWAQEPVFIKILSEIGELLEEHSTPVNTKVYSTWDKFLTSFLSKGGIIEACPPSDSITTLTVDMLIEPNGTSSIISCGDQIHADTPFSCWGVSVPQASVEPELLNKCCFRIADACKSRGIMGYFAVDFVTFIDPHTMEQQLWALDISLQYSDSLAMFQLMSFVSNGTLNTRTHVFDVPPPKQEAKKRRRRLHGTDEDQPLNTNRFGVMSTRLLHTNLSVVHYSVFFQMCRAHGIGYDIKEKQGTVFTLIDSFNREKLGMLTVGETLQGALASFARNLSVIHQEISAPNMQGETNFQRAIGDIEGILGTTIQNADEEETDDTPEPK; encoded by the exons GTTCAGGATGACCTACGTCAGCTACGTGAAAACCTGACAGCCGGAGATGGGGCCTCTATCAGCATCGAGCAGCTCCAGTCAGCGCTTAGCAAGACGGAGCAAGGCCTCCAG CATCGAGCAGAGCAGATGCTTAGCCAGCTAAACAACCAGGTACAGACACTACCTAGTGCTGATGCTATCCAACCCCCAGGATTTATTGCCCTTGAAACAACATGGGATCTCCGAAAACAAACACAAGGACAACAGCGTGTACAGATGAGCCAGGGCTATGGTCCCAG GGAGCGTCTGCGTCAGCCCAACCCACCAGGTGCTGCGCCTCTTCTTCCACTGAGACGAGGGGAGGTGATGCAACTACAGGGACTTTCTCCAGGACAACAGAGCAA GCAGTCCCTGGCCTTACGTGCAGTCTACAACCCTCACAGTCAGAGCAACCGCAATGTCCTCAATGACAACTTCGGCATACAGCTGCCCCTCATACCACAGAAGAGGGAGAAAAGG AAGTCTTCACAAAGAGCTCTCAACCTACCAGTG CCGGCCCCAAAGCCAGTCATGGGAAGTACAATAGAACCACTGGCTGTTCTTCCAAAGGCAAACAGGGTTGATGCTCAg TTGGCTCCTCCCCCTATCAGTGAAGACGATGCCAGGAAGGGTATATTGAGCTTGATAGAGAGGGGCCTGATTCCTCCAGCTGCTCAGTTGACCCTCGATCCCTCCCCGGTCAAACACCGCATAGTGCCCCTGCATGACCCTGAGGACAGGAATAAACCACCTTGTACACCGG AGGTAGCACCAGCTTTGGCGGGCGTCAGACTGGACCTAGTTTCAAAGCCTTACGAGAGTCAACAGGAGACAATGGCGAGAATGCCGGTAATCCCGCCCCACCCCCAGTCCATTCCTTCCTACAGCCGAACCACCTCTGGAAAGTCTCGTGCTACCTCGGCTTCCAGTCAGAAGGCGAAAACACCGGCAACCATGAAAACTTACGAAATGCCTTTACAGCCTATG AAGCCAGTTCACTCAGATCTAGTACTTGCG CCTCCCCCGACAACTCCAGCAAGCGGAGACTTCAAGATGATCTCCCACAGATTTGCAGTCCAGAACGGTCGTATACGGGACACTACATCAGAGTTCCTGTCATTCAAGCAGCACTACTGTCTAACATGGGGAAG CATCGTGACCATGTTGAGACATGTGGAGAAGATGCTGTCCAACTTCGCTGTACCAGTGGCCTTTATCAACGGAGACAA GTTAGCTGATCTTGCTGAAGAGTTTGAGCTAGAGATAGTACCAAGCCTTGATGATCTGCTGTCCTGCATTGTGAACAGAGATGATGTGGAAAATATCATCTATAAACCG GGACGCCGATTCAAAGGACCAAATGGTCGTAACATTGCTTCCGCCAAGATTCAGGCCACGTGGAAAATGTATCGAGAGAGAAGCACGTATCTGGAATACAGACGACGCAAATGGGCAGCGGGTGTAATTGCGATCTCATGGATCATGCACATCAAGATGGCGAAGGTTCGACATCAGCTCAAACAAGTGCGACTTGACAATCTGGATGCCTTCAGAACCAGGGCAAAG AAATTTGCTCGGTCATGGGATCGTATCAAGAAATCAAAGCGTGTGGTGATCCACATACCCTCACTGGGTCTGAATCGGGAGATACGGGACAGCATACACGACTTTGGCATCCGACAGAATACACAGATGGCCAGGCTCTGTGATATACGAG ATCCGAATGTGGATGTCATTTTTATCTCTCCTGTGCCTCTCAGTGAGGAGACCCTACAGTATTACTCCAAGCTTCTCGGTCTTAAATCAGCAATCGATTCTGGTAATGTTGAAGACCAGGGCGAATTTGCTGAAAGATACAAGATAATTGTTCCTGAAGCTATCAAGAGCTTCCCG ACCCACAGAATGTGCCTTTCAACACTGCTGAAGTACAGCCCACAGACAATGCTACGCATTAAGAACCTGATCAGGGGACGCGAGGCATACATGATGACGAATGTCCCACATGTAGATGACCTAGATATAGCCAACTACCTTGAGGTGCCGATTTTTGCCCCCGAACCCGAGGTGGCGCATCTGTACTCGACAAAGTCTGGCTGTAAGAGGATATTCGCCAGTGCAAAGGTGGACATGCCGCCTAGTGAATATGACATCTACAGTCTTGGCCTG CTCCATGAGTCGATGGCCCAACTGGTTACAGAGAACCTCCTGGTTAAACGCTGGCTGTTCAAGCTGGACGATGAGTTTGATGGAAGGGGTATTGCATACTGCGACATCACGGAGCACCTGAAATGTTACCGCTGGGCGCTCAAGGAACAGAAACGCTACGGGGACAAATGGAGCAAGAAGTGGGCTCAG GAGCCAGTATTTATCAAGATCCTGTCAGAGATCGGGGAACTGCTAGAGGAGCACAGCACCCCTGTTAACACCAAGGTGTACTCAACATGGGATAAATTCCTCACCTCCTTCCTCAGCAAAG GAGGAATCATAGAAGCCTGCCCACCATCGGACAGCATAACCACGTTGACAGTCGACATGTTGATAGAACCCAACGGCACAAGCAGTATCATCAGCTGCGGTGACCAGATTCACGCAGATACTCCGTTCTCCTGTTGGGGCGTGTCTGTTCCACAAGCGTCTGTGGAGCCAGAGCTTCTGAACAAATGTTGCTTCAGGATCGCAGATGCGTGCAAGTCTAGAGGAATTATGGGATACTTTGCTGTGGACTTTGTGACTTTCATAGACCCACATACG ATGGAGCAGCAGCTCTGGGCCTTAGACATCAGTCTTCAGTACAGCGATAGCCTCGCTATGTTCCAGCTTATGTCGTTTGTCAGTAACGGCACACTGAACACGCGGACACATGTGTTTGATGTGCCTCCTCCAAAACAGGAAGCCAAGAAGAGACGACGAAGATTACATGGAACTGATGAAGAT CAACCTCTGAACACAAATCGTTTCGGTGTGATGAGCACTCGGCTGTTACATACAAATCTGTCTGTGGTTCACTACAGCGTCTTCTTCCAGATGTGTCGAGCACATGGCATAGGATATGACATCAAG
- the LOC128235030 gene encoding IQ domain-containing protein H-like isoform X3, which translates to MTDVETRPEEVGQILIKVQDDLRQLRENLTAGDGASISIEQLQSALSKTEQGLQHRAEQMLSQLNNQVQTLPSADAIQPPGFIALETTWDLRKQTQGQQRVQMSQGYGPRERLRQPNPPGAAPLLPLRRGEVMQLQGLSPGQQSKQSLALRAVYNPHSQSNRNVLNDNFGIQLPLIPQKREKRPAPKPVMGSTIEPLAVLPKANRVDAQLAPPPISEDDARKGILSLIERGLIPPAAQLTLDPSPVKHRIVPLHDPEDRNKPPCTPEVAPALAGVRLDLVSKPYESQQETMARMPVIPPHPQSIPSYSRTTSGKSRATSASSQKAKTPATMKTYEMPLQPMKPVHSDLVLAPPPTTPASGDFKMISHRFAVQNGRIRDTTSEFLSFKQHYCLTWGSIVTMLRHVEKMLSNFAVPVAFINGDKLADLAEEFELEIVPSLDDLLSCIVNRDDVENIIYKPGRRFKGPNGRNIASAKIQATWKMYRERSTYLEYRRRKWAAGVIAISWIMHIKMAKVRHQLKQVRLDNLDAFRTRAKKFARSWDRIKKSKRVVIHIPSLGLNREIRDSIHDFGIRQNTQMARLCDIRDPNVDVIFISPVPLSEETLQYYSKLLGLKSAIDSGNVEDQGEFAERYKIIVPEAIKSFPTHRMCLSTLLKYSPQTMLRIKNLIRGREAYMMTNVPHVDDLDIANYLEVPIFAPEPEVAHLYSTKSGCKRIFASAKVDMPPSEYDIYSLGLLHESMAQLVTENLLVKRWLFKLDDEFDGRGIAYCDITEHLKCYRWALKEQKRYGDKWSKKWAQEPVFIKILSEIGELLEEHSTPVNTKVYSTWDKFLTSFLSKGGIIEACPPSDSITTLTVDMLIEPNGTSSIISCGDQIHADTPFSCWGVSVPQASVEPELLNKCCFRIADACKSRGIMGYFAVDFVTFIDPHTMEQQLWALDISLQYSDSLAMFQLMSFVSNGTLNTRTHVFDVPPPKQEAKKRRRRLHGTDEDQPLNTNRFGVMSTRLLHTNLSVVHYSVFFQMCRAHGIGYDIKEKQGTVFTLIDSFNREKLGMLTVGETLQGALASFARNLSVIHQEISAPNMQGETNFQRAIGDIEGILGTTIQNADEEETDDTPEPK; encoded by the exons GTTCAGGATGACCTACGTCAGCTACGTGAAAACCTGACAGCCGGAGATGGGGCCTCTATCAGCATCGAGCAGCTCCAGTCAGCGCTTAGCAAGACGGAGCAAGGCCTCCAG CATCGAGCAGAGCAGATGCTTAGCCAGCTAAACAACCAGGTACAGACACTACCTAGTGCTGATGCTATCCAACCCCCAGGATTTATTGCCCTTGAAACAACATGGGATCTCCGAAAACAAACACAAGGACAACAGCGTGTACAGATGAGCCAGGGCTATGGTCCCAG GGAGCGTCTGCGTCAGCCCAACCCACCAGGTGCTGCGCCTCTTCTTCCACTGAGACGAGGGGAGGTGATGCAACTACAGGGACTTTCTCCAGGACAACAGAGCAA GCAGTCCCTGGCCTTACGTGCAGTCTACAACCCTCACAGTCAGAGCAACCGCAATGTCCTCAATGACAACTTCGGCATACAGCTGCCCCTCATACCACAGAAGAGGGAGAAAAGG CCGGCCCCAAAGCCAGTCATGGGAAGTACAATAGAACCACTGGCTGTTCTTCCAAAGGCAAACAGGGTTGATGCTCAg TTGGCTCCTCCCCCTATCAGTGAAGACGATGCCAGGAAGGGTATATTGAGCTTGATAGAGAGGGGCCTGATTCCTCCAGCTGCTCAGTTGACCCTCGATCCCTCCCCGGTCAAACACCGCATAGTGCCCCTGCATGACCCTGAGGACAGGAATAAACCACCTTGTACACCGG AGGTAGCACCAGCTTTGGCGGGCGTCAGACTGGACCTAGTTTCAAAGCCTTACGAGAGTCAACAGGAGACAATGGCGAGAATGCCGGTAATCCCGCCCCACCCCCAGTCCATTCCTTCCTACAGCCGAACCACCTCTGGAAAGTCTCGTGCTACCTCGGCTTCCAGTCAGAAGGCGAAAACACCGGCAACCATGAAAACTTACGAAATGCCTTTACAGCCTATG AAGCCAGTTCACTCAGATCTAGTACTTGCG CCTCCCCCGACAACTCCAGCAAGCGGAGACTTCAAGATGATCTCCCACAGATTTGCAGTCCAGAACGGTCGTATACGGGACACTACATCAGAGTTCCTGTCATTCAAGCAGCACTACTGTCTAACATGGGGAAG CATCGTGACCATGTTGAGACATGTGGAGAAGATGCTGTCCAACTTCGCTGTACCAGTGGCCTTTATCAACGGAGACAA GTTAGCTGATCTTGCTGAAGAGTTTGAGCTAGAGATAGTACCAAGCCTTGATGATCTGCTGTCCTGCATTGTGAACAGAGATGATGTGGAAAATATCATCTATAAACCG GGACGCCGATTCAAAGGACCAAATGGTCGTAACATTGCTTCCGCCAAGATTCAGGCCACGTGGAAAATGTATCGAGAGAGAAGCACGTATCTGGAATACAGACGACGCAAATGGGCAGCGGGTGTAATTGCGATCTCATGGATCATGCACATCAAGATGGCGAAGGTTCGACATCAGCTCAAACAAGTGCGACTTGACAATCTGGATGCCTTCAGAACCAGGGCAAAG AAATTTGCTCGGTCATGGGATCGTATCAAGAAATCAAAGCGTGTGGTGATCCACATACCCTCACTGGGTCTGAATCGGGAGATACGGGACAGCATACACGACTTTGGCATCCGACAGAATACACAGATGGCCAGGCTCTGTGATATACGAG ATCCGAATGTGGATGTCATTTTTATCTCTCCTGTGCCTCTCAGTGAGGAGACCCTACAGTATTACTCCAAGCTTCTCGGTCTTAAATCAGCAATCGATTCTGGTAATGTTGAAGACCAGGGCGAATTTGCTGAAAGATACAAGATAATTGTTCCTGAAGCTATCAAGAGCTTCCCG ACCCACAGAATGTGCCTTTCAACACTGCTGAAGTACAGCCCACAGACAATGCTACGCATTAAGAACCTGATCAGGGGACGCGAGGCATACATGATGACGAATGTCCCACATGTAGATGACCTAGATATAGCCAACTACCTTGAGGTGCCGATTTTTGCCCCCGAACCCGAGGTGGCGCATCTGTACTCGACAAAGTCTGGCTGTAAGAGGATATTCGCCAGTGCAAAGGTGGACATGCCGCCTAGTGAATATGACATCTACAGTCTTGGCCTG CTCCATGAGTCGATGGCCCAACTGGTTACAGAGAACCTCCTGGTTAAACGCTGGCTGTTCAAGCTGGACGATGAGTTTGATGGAAGGGGTATTGCATACTGCGACATCACGGAGCACCTGAAATGTTACCGCTGGGCGCTCAAGGAACAGAAACGCTACGGGGACAAATGGAGCAAGAAGTGGGCTCAG GAGCCAGTATTTATCAAGATCCTGTCAGAGATCGGGGAACTGCTAGAGGAGCACAGCACCCCTGTTAACACCAAGGTGTACTCAACATGGGATAAATTCCTCACCTCCTTCCTCAGCAAAG GAGGAATCATAGAAGCCTGCCCACCATCGGACAGCATAACCACGTTGACAGTCGACATGTTGATAGAACCCAACGGCACAAGCAGTATCATCAGCTGCGGTGACCAGATTCACGCAGATACTCCGTTCTCCTGTTGGGGCGTGTCTGTTCCACAAGCGTCTGTGGAGCCAGAGCTTCTGAACAAATGTTGCTTCAGGATCGCAGATGCGTGCAAGTCTAGAGGAATTATGGGATACTTTGCTGTGGACTTTGTGACTTTCATAGACCCACATACG ATGGAGCAGCAGCTCTGGGCCTTAGACATCAGTCTTCAGTACAGCGATAGCCTCGCTATGTTCCAGCTTATGTCGTTTGTCAGTAACGGCACACTGAACACGCGGACACATGTGTTTGATGTGCCTCCTCCAAAACAGGAAGCCAAGAAGAGACGACGAAGATTACATGGAACTGATGAAGAT CAACCTCTGAACACAAATCGTTTCGGTGTGATGAGCACTCGGCTGTTACATACAAATCTGTCTGTGGTTCACTACAGCGTCTTCTTCCAGATGTGTCGAGCACATGGCATAGGATATGACATCAAG